The DNA window CGTCCGGGTGTCCCGATGACCGTTGAGGGACGCGAAGTAGTCGGCTACCTCTGCGAGCAATGCGCACATGCGTGGAACCGGCCGGTCGAGGGCGATCTGGAGGTCTACGACATCGTCAGGGTTGACCTCCCCAGCACCACGCTCTACGGCACGGTTTGGCAGGTGGAAGAAGACCGTGCCCAGGTGCGCGGTTCGGGTGGTCAGTGGCTGCTTTGGGCCGAGCGCTGGCGACTTATCCTCTACTGACTGGGTTCGGCCGGGCTGCGCAACGCCAGCCGTCCCTCTGCGTCCGTGGTGTGCGGCCGCGGTTCGCGGGCCGTCAGCAGCAGCCGCCTTCCTCCGCGCCCGCGACCGCGACCGCTTCCAGACGGCAGAAGCAGGACGCGCTGATCGGTACGTCCGCCACGGCGGATGCCAGCTTCAGTTGCTGGGCCACGATCTGCGCCTCCGCGCTCTTGCCCAGGCGCAGGAGACACTCGTGGTATCCGTGCAGTGCCCATACGTTGCCGGGGTGCTGTGAAGGACGCGGCAGCGTGTCGTCGAGGCCCAGGTCGGCCCGGTAGACGGCCTCCGCCTCTTCCACGCGTCCCTGTTCGAGCAGCAGGGCGCCGTAGGCGTGCCGCGTGGGCTGCATCCACCCCCACGGCTCGTCGTAGGGAAGGTTGTCGTCGAGTGTGATCGATCGTTCCAGTGCGGCGAAGGCGGCGTCGTGGTTCCCCTTGCGGTACTCCAGTTCGCCGTCGAGCATCTCCGACGCGATCGCGAGGATGTCGACGCAGGTGTTGTTGAACAGCGTGCGTGAGTCGGGTACGCGGGAGACGGCCTCACGGAACAGTTCCCGTTCGCTCTGCGCCTCGGGAATCCGGCCGGTCGCCGAGAAGGCGACGCCGCGGGCGTAGTGAAGCATCGCCGTCGTCACGCAGTACAGCTGCCGGTCAGCGGGCAGCGGCAGGTTCAGGATGTCGGACCAGCGGCCGAAGCGGATGAGCACGTGCACCCGCATGGCGAGGAAACCCTCCAGCCAGTCGGCCATGGGCGGACTTTGCACCCTCAGCAGTTCCTCCGGGATGGAGGCCTCGAGCTGTGCGGCCGTCTCCAGGGCGGTCTCCGACTGGCCGAGGAACATCGCACCGTAGATCTTGAAGTGGTAGTTGTGCGAGCGATACAGCGTGTAGAAGTTCATCGCGCCGGC is part of the Streptomyces agglomeratus genome and encodes:
- a CDS encoding tetratricopeptide repeat protein, with product MDYYDLGTHSRPVTTSSPAAQMWFDRGLLWSYGFHHEEAVSCFEAAAAADPDCAMAYWGIAYALGPNYNKPWEFFDGEELARTVERANAAVERAHEKAAGATPVEQALIRALRYRYPQAEAAEDCSVWNEPYADSMRAVYALAPDDLDVVTLHADAQMNLTPWQLWDLRTGMPAEGSRTLEAKAVLERAIGTRRGKAHPGLLHMYVHLMEMSPTPEAALPVADRLRGLVPDAGHLQHMPSHLEVLCGDYRRVVSDNTIAIAADEKYYARAGAMNFYTLYRSHNYHFKIYGAMFLGQSETALETAAQLEASIPEELLRVQSPPMADWLEGFLAMRVHVLIRFGRWSDILNLPLPADRQLYCVTTAMLHYARGVAFSATGRIPEAQSERELFREAVSRVPDSRTLFNNTCVDILAIASEMLDGELEYRKGNHDAAFAALERSITLDDNLPYDEPWGWMQPTRHAYGALLLEQGRVEEAEAVYRADLGLDDTLPRPSQHPGNVWALHGYHECLLRLGKSAEAQIVAQQLKLASAVADVPISASCFCRLEAVAVAGAEEGGCC